A region of Actinobacillus porcitonsillarum DNA encodes the following proteins:
- a CDS encoding anaerobic C4-dicarboxylate transporter: MLYFEFLLLLAFLYAGSRYGGIGLGVVSGIGLFVEVFFLGMPLSKAPIDVMLVILAVVTCASVLEAAGGLKFMLQIAERILRSNPKRITILGPIVTYVMTLMLGTGHSVYSIMPIIGDIALKNKIRPERPMAAASVASQLGITGSPLSAAVAYYLTEITKLPGFEGVTLLNVVAVTMTATFCGVLALSLYSLRRGKELEDDPEYQRRMQDPVMRKQIEETSSTSLDEQLPASAKNSVYLFLAAIATIVIVAMIPSLKPVMADTGKTAGMDKIIQIVMLTFGGLILVLTKTDVKKVPNGVVFKSGMVATIAIFGIAWMSDTYFNYAMPSFKAGITEMIKAQPWTFAFALFAVSVVVNSQAVTAKMLLPVGIAIGLPAPLLVGLMPATYAYFFIPNYPSDIATVNFDVTGTTKIGKYYFNHSFMAPGLVGVVVACCVGIALANVLI, translated from the coding sequence ATGCTTTATTTTGAATTTTTGCTTTTATTAGCATTTTTATATGCCGGTAGTCGCTATGGCGGTATCGGTCTTGGTGTTGTGTCTGGTATTGGTTTGTTTGTGGAAGTCTTTTTCCTCGGTATGCCATTATCGAAAGCCCCGATTGACGTAATGTTAGTTATCTTAGCGGTGGTAACTTGTGCCTCTGTGTTAGAAGCGGCAGGTGGTTTGAAATTTATGTTACAAATCGCTGAACGTATTTTACGTAGCAATCCAAAACGTATTACGATTTTAGGCCCGATTGTAACTTACGTTATGACATTAATGTTAGGAACAGGGCACTCAGTTTATTCTATTATGCCAATCATTGGCGACATCGCGTTAAAAAATAAAATCCGTCCTGAACGTCCAATGGCAGCGGCTTCTGTGGCATCACAATTAGGGATTACAGGTAGTCCTCTTTCTGCGGCGGTTGCTTATTATTTAACAGAAATCACAAAATTGCCGGGTTTTGAAGGCGTAACTTTATTAAATGTGGTTGCGGTTACGATGACAGCGACTTTCTGTGGTGTGTTAGCACTTTCATTATATAGCTTACGCCGTGGTAAAGAGTTAGAGGATGATCCGGAATACCAACGCCGTATGCAAGATCCTGTGATGCGTAAACAAATTGAAGAAACCAGTTCAACATCACTTGATGAGCAATTACCTGCTAGTGCGAAAAACTCGGTATATCTCTTCTTGGCAGCGATTGCAACTATCGTGATTGTTGCGATGATCCCATCACTTAAACCGGTTATGGCAGATACAGGCAAAACAGCCGGTATGGATAAAATTATCCAAATCGTGATGCTTACCTTCGGTGGTTTAATTTTAGTGCTAACCAAAACTGATGTGAAAAAAGTACCAAATGGCGTGGTATTCAAATCCGGTATGGTGGCAACTATTGCGATTTTCGGGATTGCGTGGATGAGTGATACTTACTTCAACTATGCAATGCCATCATTCAAAGCCGGTATTACTGAAATGATTAAAGCACAACCTTGGACATTCGCCTTCGCATTATTTGCGGTGTCTGTGGTGGTAAACAGCCAAGCAGTAACAGCGAAAATGTTATTACCGGTAGGTATTGCGATTGGTTTACCGGCACCATTATTAGTCGGTTTAATGCCGGCAACTTATGCTTACTTCTTTATCCCGAACTATCCGTCAGATATCGCAACGGTGAACTTTGACGTAACTGGTACAACCAAAATTGGTAAATACTACTTCAACCACAGCTTTATGGCACCGGGTCTTGTCGGTGTTGTGGTGGCGTGTTGTGTAGGTATCGCCTTAGCTAACGTGTTAATTTAA
- the frdA gene encoding fumarate reductase (quinol) flavoprotein subunit produces MQNLNFDVAIVGAGGGGLRAAIAAAEANPNLKIALISKVYPMRSHTVAAEGGSAAVIKDNDSFDNHFNDTVGGGDWLCEQDIVEYFVEHSPIEMTQLERWGCPWSRREDGEVNVRRFGGMKIERTWFAADKTGFHILHTLFQTSMKYPNIVRFDEHFVLDILTDNGEARGCVAMNMMEGTLVQINAPSVVIATGGGCRTYRFNTNGGIVTGDGLSMAYRHGVALRDMEFVQYHPTGLPNTGILMTEGCRGEGGILVNKDGYRYLQDYGLGPETPIGKPENKYMELGPRDRVSQAFWQEWKKGNTLKTAKGVDVVHLDLRHLGEKHLTERLPFICELARAYEGVDPVTQPIPVRPVVHYTMGGIEVDMNAETSIKGLYAVGECASSGLHGANRLGSNSLAELVVFGKVAGENAARRALEATPANQALIDAQAKDVVARLTSLANQEGNESYSDIRNQMGDAMEEGCGIYRTQEGMEGAVNKIEELKERYKRISVKDKSSVFNTDLLYKIELGFILDVAQSIACSAVERKESRGAHQRLDYTERDDVNYLKHTQAFFNADGKPTIKYSDVKITKSQPAKRVYGAEGAAQDAAKKAAEQK; encoded by the coding sequence ATGCAAAATCTTAATTTTGACGTAGCCATTGTGGGGGCTGGTGGCGGCGGTTTACGAGCAGCAATCGCAGCAGCGGAAGCAAACCCAAACCTTAAAATTGCCTTAATCTCAAAAGTGTATCCAATGCGTAGCCATACTGTAGCTGCAGAGGGTGGTTCAGCCGCAGTAATTAAAGATAATGACTCTTTTGATAACCACTTTAATGATACTGTAGGTGGTGGCGACTGGTTATGTGAGCAAGATATCGTTGAATATTTCGTAGAACACTCTCCTATCGAAATGACGCAATTAGAGCGTTGGGGCTGTCCTTGGAGCCGCCGTGAAGATGGTGAAGTAAACGTACGTCGCTTTGGTGGTATGAAAATCGAACGTACTTGGTTCGCAGCAGATAAAACCGGTTTCCATATTTTACATACCCTTTTCCAAACCTCGATGAAATACCCTAACATCGTGCGTTTTGATGAGCATTTTGTATTAGATATTTTAACCGACAACGGCGAAGCTCGTGGTTGTGTGGCAATGAATATGATGGAAGGCACACTTGTTCAAATCAATGCACCGTCAGTGGTTATCGCAACAGGTGGTGGTTGCCGTACTTATCGTTTCAATACCAATGGCGGTATCGTAACAGGCGATGGTTTATCTATGGCATATCGTCACGGTGTTGCCTTACGTGATATGGAATTCGTTCAATATCACCCAACAGGCTTACCAAACACCGGTATCTTAATGACTGAAGGTTGCCGTGGTGAAGGCGGTATCTTAGTGAATAAAGACGGTTACCGTTACTTACAAGACTATGGTCTAGGACCAGAAACACCAATCGGCAAACCAGAAAATAAATATATGGAATTAGGCCCTCGTGACCGAGTTTCTCAAGCATTCTGGCAAGAATGGAAAAAAGGCAATACCTTAAAAACAGCAAAAGGCGTTGATGTTGTTCACTTAGATTTACGTCACTTAGGCGAAAAACACTTAACAGAACGTTTACCGTTTATCTGTGAATTAGCACGTGCTTATGAAGGTGTTGATCCGGTTACTCAACCAATCCCTGTTCGCCCGGTTGTTCACTATACAATGGGTGGTATTGAAGTGGATATGAACGCTGAAACTTCAATCAAAGGTTTATATGCTGTCGGCGAATGCGCTTCTTCAGGTTTACATGGTGCTAACCGTTTAGGTTCTAACTCTTTAGCGGAATTAGTGGTATTCGGTAAAGTTGCCGGTGAAAATGCAGCACGTCGTGCATTAGAAGCAACACCTGCAAACCAAGCACTAATTGATGCGCAAGCAAAAGATGTGGTTGCTCGCTTAACCTCATTAGCAAACCAAGAAGGTAACGAATCTTACTCTGATATTCGTAACCAAATGGGTGATGCAATGGAAGAAGGTTGCGGTATCTATCGTACCCAAGAAGGTATGGAAGGTGCGGTAAATAAAATTGAAGAGCTTAAAGAACGTTATAAACGCATCAGCGTAAAAGATAAATCAAGCGTATTTAATACCGATTTACTCTATAAAATCGAACTTGGCTTTATTTTAGATGTAGCACAATCTATCGCATGTTCAGCTGTTGAACGTAAAGAATCTCGTGGTGCTCACCAACGTTTAGACTACACTGAACGTGATGATGTGAACTACTTAAAACACACACAAGCATTCTTTAATGCAGACGGTAAACCAACCATCAAATACAGCGATGTGAAAATTACCAAATCTCAACCTGCAAAACGTGTGTATGGTGCTGAAGGTGCAGCACAAGATGCAGCGAAAAAAGCAGCAGAACAAAAATAG
- a CDS encoding succinate dehydrogenase/fumarate reductase iron-sulfur subunit, translated as MEKMTIEVLRYNPEQDNEPHLEKFEVPFDGQTSLLDALNYIKDELQPELSYRWSCRMAICGSCGMMVNGKPKLACKTFLRDYSGHMRIEPLSNFPIERDLVVDLSHFIDSLEAIQPYIIDNKAPEGQRTKQTPAQLEKYRQFSMCINCGLCYAACPQFGLNPEFIGPAALTLAHRYNLDNRDNGREQRMKLLSSQNGVWSCTFVGYCSEVCPKHVGPASAINQGKLESAKDYVISILKPKG; from the coding sequence ATGGAAAAAATGACGATTGAAGTGCTTCGTTATAACCCGGAACAAGATAACGAACCACATTTAGAAAAATTTGAAGTACCGTTTGATGGTCAAACATCATTATTAGATGCGTTAAACTACATCAAAGATGAATTACAACCAGAGCTATCTTACCGTTGGTCTTGCCGTATGGCGATCTGTGGCTCGTGCGGTATGATGGTAAACGGCAAACCGAAACTGGCTTGTAAAACATTCTTACGTGATTATAGTGGTCATATGCGTATTGAACCGCTTTCAAACTTCCCGATTGAACGTGACTTAGTCGTAGATTTAAGCCACTTTATCGACAGCCTTGAAGCGATCCAACCGTATATCATTGACAATAAAGCACCGGAAGGTCAGCGTACAAAACAAACTCCGGCACAACTTGAGAAATACCGTCAATTCTCAATGTGTATCAACTGTGGTTTATGTTATGCCGCTTGCCCTCAATTTGGTTTAAACCCTGAGTTTATCGGTCCGGCAGCCTTAACATTGGCTCACCGTTATAACTTAGATAACCGTGATAACGGCCGTGAACAACGTATGAAACTGCTCAGCAGCCAAAATGGTGTTTGGAGCTGTACTTTCGTTGGTTACTGTTCTGAAGTATGTCCGAAACACGTAGGTCCTGCTTCTGCGATCAACCAAGGCAAACTTGAAAGTGCAAAAGACTACGTTATCTCAATCTTAAAACCAAAAGGCTAG
- the frdC gene encoding fumarate reductase subunit FrdC, with translation MTTKRKAYVREMNANWWTKLGFYKAYMVREATAIPTVWFCLVLLYGLISLGNGTFATDFLTFLKNPLIVIFNLVSLVAMLYHAKTLFIMTPQVLDIMVKGEKLPVEKGAKIMWGITAVISVIVLALAL, from the coding sequence ATGACAACAAAACGTAAAGCCTATGTGCGCGAAATGAATGCAAACTGGTGGACAAAACTTGGCTTTTACAAAGCATATATGGTACGTGAAGCAACCGCCATTCCTACCGTTTGGTTCTGCTTAGTATTACTTTATGGATTAATTAGCTTAGGAAACGGGACATTCGCAACGGATTTCTTAACATTCTTAAAAAATCCACTTATCGTTATCTTTAACTTGGTAAGCTTAGTGGCAATGTTATACCACGCCAAAACACTCTTTATCATGACACCACAAGTGTTAGATATCATGGTTAAAGGCGAAAAATTACCGGTTGAGAAAGGTGCCAAAATCATGTGGGGCATCACTGCTGTTATCAGCGTTATTGTTTTAGCCCTTGCGTTATAG
- the frdD gene encoding fumarate reductase subunit FrdD, with product MSKQDVINKAVKSNEPPVWLLFSAGGSVSAFFFPVVILVLGVLLPFGIVDVETLISFAHTFIGKLAILVLTIFPMWAGMHRIHHGLHDLKVHVPAGGFIFYGLSTLYTFVVLYLTFGL from the coding sequence ATGAGCAAACAAGATGTTATCAACAAAGCGGTAAAATCAAATGAACCGCCAGTTTGGTTACTATTTAGTGCCGGTGGTTCTGTAAGCGCATTCTTTTTCCCTGTTGTGATTTTAGTACTTGGCGTATTATTACCGTTCGGTATTGTTGATGTAGAAACTCTCATCAGCTTCGCCCACACTTTCATTGGTAAATTAGCGATTTTAGTACTCACAATTTTCCCAATGTGGGCAGGTATGCACCGTATTCATCACGGCTTACACGACTTAAAAGTTCACGTACCGGCAGGTGGATTTATTTTCTACGGCTTATCAACGCTTTATACGTTTGTCGTGTTATACCTTACTTTCGGTTTATAA
- a CDS encoding YgjV family protein: MNAIELLGYVAMILVACSFLLKDIVKLRLVNALGALCFVIYGFLINSLPVAGLNIFVVCVNVYYIWKSFQPVDVAA, translated from the coding sequence ATGAACGCTATTGAATTATTAGGCTATGTCGCCATGATTTTAGTTGCTTGCTCTTTCTTATTAAAAGATATCGTGAAATTACGTCTAGTAAACGCATTAGGCGCTTTATGTTTCGTAATTTACGGTTTCTTAATTAACTCACTCCCCGTTGCCGGTTTAAACATCTTCGTGGTATGCGTGAATGTTTATTACATTTGGAAAAGCTTTCAACCGGTGGACGTTGCAGCCTAA
- the mscL gene encoding large-conductance mechanosensitive channel protein MscL has product MSLLKEFREFAVKGNVVDMAVGVIIGGAFGKIVSSLVSDVVMPPIGWLIGGVDFKDLAIEIAPAKEGAEAVMLKYGAFIQNVFDFLIIAIAVFGMVKVINSLKKAPAPEAPAEPTAEEKLLTEIRDLLKK; this is encoded by the coding sequence ATGAGTCTTTTAAAAGAGTTCCGTGAATTTGCGGTTAAAGGTAACGTAGTAGATATGGCTGTCGGTGTGATCATCGGTGGTGCATTCGGTAAAATTGTGTCTTCATTAGTAAGTGATGTTGTAATGCCACCTATCGGTTGGTTAATCGGCGGCGTAGATTTCAAAGATTTAGCGATTGAAATTGCCCCGGCTAAAGAAGGTGCAGAAGCAGTAATGTTAAAATATGGTGCGTTTATTCAAAACGTATTCGATTTCTTAATCATTGCAATTGCAGTATTCGGTATGGTAAAAGTGATCAACTCTCTGAAAAAAGCGCCAGCACCTGAAGCTCCGGCTGAACCAACAGCAGAAGAAAAATTATTAACAGAAATTCGTGATTTATTAAAAAAATAA
- the hemG gene encoding menaquinone-dependent protoporphyrinogen IX dehydrogenase, producing MKTVIFYFTTDGQTQKIAEKLAEQINHEVELVSIQDQAVNFAEKMANADQIVVGASVRYGHFNPQVYQFVAQYAEQLNSKPSAFYGVGLTARKANRKTAETNPYVRKFLAKIQWRPTVVEVMAGALLYPRYRWFDRVMIQFIMHITKGETDATKEYEYTDWQQVELFAQKLSKLT from the coding sequence ATGAAAACCGTTATTTTCTATTTTACTACCGATGGTCAAACCCAAAAGATTGCGGAGAAATTGGCTGAACAGATTAACCACGAGGTCGAATTAGTTTCTATCCAAGATCAAGCGGTCAATTTTGCAGAAAAAATGGCAAATGCCGATCAAATTGTAGTGGGGGCTTCCGTGCGTTATGGGCATTTTAATCCGCAGGTTTATCAATTTGTTGCTCAATATGCCGAACAGCTAAACAGCAAGCCTTCTGCATTTTATGGTGTGGGTTTAACCGCTCGCAAGGCTAATCGCAAAACCGCAGAAACCAACCCTTATGTGCGAAAATTTTTAGCCAAAATTCAATGGCGCCCAACCGTGGTTGAAGTGATGGCAGGCGCATTGCTTTATCCTCGCTACCGCTGGTTTGACCGTGTGATGATTCAATTTATTATGCATATTACCAAAGGCGAAACCGATGCCACGAAAGAGTATGAATACACGGATTGGCAGCAGGTTGAATTATTTGCACAAAAATTAAGTAAATTGACGTAA
- a CDS encoding TrkH family potassium uptake protein yields MQFFTIIRIVGVLVMSFSLTMLLPALVALVYGDGGGREFLEAFSITFAVGALLWWSCREYKQQLRAREGFLIVVLFWIVLGCLGAVPFILLEHPDLNFTESIFESFSGLTTTGATVITGLDHLPKAILFYRQFLQWLGGMGIIVLAIAIIPMMGLGKLYRAEMPGPMKDEKMQPRIADVAKMLWQIYFSLTVLCALAYWLAGMTPFDAVSHSFATISIGGFSTHDASIGYFNSASINYITVFFLLISSCNFALHFTLFHQLKDPKEKRKNSVLTRLYWRDYEFRSFLVIQFVLFALCLLVMWAYDYFTTANIRFEQVLFQSVSISTTAGFGVNDFSQWPSFLPTLLILASFIGGCAGSTGGGLKVIRVLLLYLQMNREIHRFVHPNAVKPIKLGRSVLSDRIEEGIWAFFSAYIFVFILCWLMAILCGMESFNAFNAVLASLNNLGPALGSVSSNFTQVPDGAKWVMTFAMVCGRLEVFTLLVILSPVFWKD; encoded by the coding sequence GTGCAATTTTTTACTATTATTCGCATTGTGGGCGTGCTTGTGATGAGCTTCTCGCTTACGATGCTTCTGCCGGCTTTGGTGGCGTTGGTGTATGGCGATGGTGGCGGTCGAGAATTCCTTGAAGCGTTTTCCATTACCTTTGCGGTGGGCGCATTATTATGGTGGTCTTGTCGTGAATATAAACAGCAACTTAGAGCCAGAGAAGGTTTTTTGATTGTGGTGCTGTTCTGGATTGTTCTCGGTTGCTTGGGGGCGGTTCCCTTTATCCTGTTAGAACATCCGGATTTAAACTTTACCGAGTCTATTTTTGAGTCGTTTTCCGGGCTAACCACCACTGGCGCAACGGTCATTACCGGCTTAGATCATCTCCCGAAAGCCATTTTGTTTTATCGACAATTTTTGCAATGGTTGGGAGGAATGGGGATCATCGTATTAGCGATTGCGATTATTCCCATGATGGGTTTAGGTAAACTCTATCGTGCAGAAATGCCCGGCCCGATGAAAGACGAGAAAATGCAACCGAGAATTGCAGATGTAGCAAAAATGCTATGGCAAATCTATTTCTCTTTGACCGTGCTTTGTGCTTTGGCTTATTGGTTGGCAGGGATGACACCGTTTGATGCGGTTTCGCACAGTTTTGCGACCATTTCGATTGGCGGATTTTCTACCCACGATGCGAGTATCGGTTATTTTAATAGTGCATCCATTAACTACATTACCGTCTTTTTTTTGCTGATTTCATCTTGTAACTTTGCGCTGCATTTCACGTTGTTTCATCAATTAAAAGACCCGAAAGAGAAACGGAAAAACAGTGTTTTAACCCGCTTGTACTGGCGAGATTATGAATTCCGTTCGTTTTTGGTTATTCAGTTTGTTTTATTTGCCCTTTGTTTGCTTGTGATGTGGGCGTATGACTATTTCACGACAGCCAATATTCGCTTTGAACAAGTGCTCTTTCAATCGGTGTCGATTTCTACGACCGCCGGTTTTGGCGTGAATGACTTTAGCCAATGGCCTTCGTTTTTACCGACACTCTTGATTTTAGCTTCGTTTATCGGCGGCTGTGCCGGCTCAACGGGAGGCGGTTTAAAAGTTATTCGGGTATTATTGCTTTATTTGCAAATGAACCGAGAAATCCACCGCTTCGTTCACCCGAATGCGGTGAAGCCGATTAAACTTGGTCGTTCGGTGCTTTCAGACCGCATTGAAGAAGGTATTTGGGCATTTTTCTCCGCCTATATTTTTGTGTTTATTCTTTGCTGGCTGATGGCGATTTTGTGCGGTATGGAGTCGTTCAACGCCTTTAACGCCGTGCTTGCCAGCTTGAACAACTTAGGGCCGGCATTGGGGAGTGTAAGCAGTAACTTTACGCAAGTACCGGACGGCGCAAAATGGGTAATGACCTTTGCGATGGTTTGCGGACGTTTAGAAGTATTTACGCTTCTTGTGATTTTAAGCCCTGTTTTTTGGAAGGATTGA
- a CDS encoding YigZ family protein — MEFFIPKTDVIFEEEIKKSRFITYLRHTEGMEQAKAFWAEIKALHPQARHWCWATVASTPTDSQQYGFSDDGEPSGTAGKPMLNYLLGSGLGEITAVVVRYYGGILLGTGGLVKAYGNGVQQALLNVEKIRKVLRENYRLHCEYEQFNTLQHMMNDWDIELLDQQFSDKIALKLAINPTEFAKIQQALSQRFAGKLSLEKE; from the coding sequence ATGGAATTTTTTATCCCTAAAACAGACGTTATTTTTGAAGAAGAAATTAAGAAAAGTCGCTTTATTACCTACCTCCGCCACACCGAAGGTATGGAACAAGCCAAAGCGTTTTGGGCAGAAATCAAAGCATTACATCCGCAGGCAAGGCATTGGTGTTGGGCTACGGTTGCCAGCACGCCAACAGATTCGCAACAATATGGGTTTTCTGATGATGGCGAACCGTCCGGCACGGCAGGTAAGCCGATGCTCAACTATTTGTTAGGCTCAGGCTTGGGCGAAATCACGGCGGTGGTGGTACGTTATTACGGCGGAATTTTGCTTGGTACGGGCGGTTTGGTTAAGGCCTACGGTAATGGCGTGCAGCAGGCATTGCTTAATGTGGAGAAAATTCGCAAAGTTTTACGTGAAAACTACCGCTTGCACTGCGAATATGAGCAATTCAACACGCTACAACATATGATGAACGATTGGGATATTGAGTTACTTGATCAGCAATTTAGCGACAAGATTGCCTTAAAATTGGCGATAAACCCGACTGAATTTGCTAAAATCCAGCAAGCATTAAGCCAGCGATTTGCCGGCAAATTAAGTTTAGAAAAGGAATAA
- a CDS encoding TAXI family TRAP transporter solute-binding subunit, whose protein sequence is MKKIPSLFVLSTLLSSPLYAQPAKPITLGTGSETGLYYVTGNAICQLVNRTDNLPDCKALASDASVDNLNAIANGQIELGIVQSDWQYNAYNGVGSFADKKNDKLRAVFSIYPEPFTIIARDDANIKTFEDLKGKRFNIGVDGSGTQATANVLLNAKGWTAADFKVLDKLPPAEMVKALCNNGLDAASYNVGHPNTALKEATESCDLHLVPITGEVVDKLIQAHSYYAKATIPAKTYNGTDQAVDSFGVYATLVTSADVSEERVYDVVKSVFDNFERFKKSHPAFANLKESEMIKNALSAPLHEGAIKYYKERGWL, encoded by the coding sequence ATGAAAAAAATCCCCTCTCTTTTTGTGTTAAGTACGCTCCTTTCATCACCACTTTATGCGCAGCCAGCCAAGCCTATCACGCTAGGAACAGGAAGTGAAACCGGGCTTTATTACGTAACCGGCAACGCCATTTGTCAATTGGTTAATCGCACCGATAATTTACCGGACTGCAAAGCGCTGGCAAGCGACGCCTCGGTTGATAATTTAAATGCGATTGCCAATGGTCAAATCGAGCTGGGGATTGTGCAATCCGACTGGCAATATAATGCCTATAACGGGGTCGGTTCTTTTGCTGATAAAAAGAATGACAAACTCCGTGCGGTGTTCTCTATTTATCCCGAACCTTTTACCATCATTGCACGTGATGATGCCAACATTAAAACCTTTGAAGACCTTAAAGGTAAACGCTTTAATATCGGCGTAGATGGTTCCGGTACGCAAGCGACAGCAAATGTATTACTTAATGCCAAAGGTTGGACGGCGGCGGATTTCAAGGTGTTAGATAAATTACCACCGGCAGAAATGGTTAAAGCCTTATGCAATAATGGGCTAGATGCGGCAAGCTATAATGTCGGACACCCTAACACGGCGCTGAAAGAAGCAACAGAAAGTTGCGACCTGCATTTAGTGCCGATTACCGGCGAAGTAGTTGATAAGCTCATTCAAGCGCATAGTTATTACGCCAAAGCAACCATTCCGGCAAAAACTTATAACGGTACCGATCAAGCGGTCGATTCTTTCGGGGTTTATGCAACATTGGTAACCTCTGCCGATGTGAGCGAAGAACGGGTTTATGATGTGGTGAAATCGGTGTTTGACAATTTTGAACGCTTCAAAAAATCCCACCCCGCCTTTGCGAATTTGAAAGAGAGCGAGATGATTAAAAATGCGCTTTCTGCACCGCTGCACGAAGGGGCAATCAAATACTATAAAGAACGTGGTTGGTTGTAA
- the fmt gene encoding methionyl-tRNA formyltransferase, translating into MSKLNIIFAGTPDFAAQHLQALLNSEHNVIAVYTQPDKPAGRGKKLQASPVKQLAETHQIPVYQPKSLRKEEAQAELKALNADVMVVVAYGLILPEAVLNAPKYGCLNVHGSLLPRWRGAAPIQRSIWAGDQETGVTIMQMDGGLDTGDMLHKVTTAIDPQETSASLYAKLAELAPPALLEVLDGLSEQRFKPEKQEEALANYAEKLTKEEAKLDWNLTACQLERNIRSFNPAPIAYLTLPVNGVEERIKVYQAEVLPHQAKEAGTVLAVEKKGIQIATHEGVLNITQLQPQGKKPMSVQDFLNGRADWFVVGEKL; encoded by the coding sequence ATGTCAAAATTAAATATTATCTTTGCCGGCACACCTGATTTTGCTGCGCAACACTTACAAGCCCTTTTAAACTCCGAACATAATGTAATTGCCGTTTACACCCAGCCGGATAAACCTGCCGGACGTGGTAAAAAACTGCAAGCAAGCCCAGTCAAACAGCTTGCCGAAACTCACCAAATTCCTGTTTATCAGCCGAAATCTCTTCGTAAAGAAGAAGCACAAGCTGAACTTAAAGCATTAAATGCCGATGTGATGGTTGTGGTCGCTTATGGCTTGATTTTGCCGGAAGCGGTGTTAAATGCACCGAAATACGGTTGCTTAAACGTACACGGTTCACTGCTTCCTCGTTGGCGAGGTGCGGCACCTATTCAACGTTCGATCTGGGCGGGCGATCAAGAAACCGGTGTAACCATTATGCAAATGGACGGGGGGTTAGATACCGGCGATATGCTTCATAAGGTAACTACCGCTATCGATCCACAAGAAACCTCTGCCTCTCTTTATGCCAAACTAGCAGAATTAGCGCCGCCTGCACTACTTGAGGTTTTAGACGGTTTGAGTGAACAACGCTTTAAGCCGGAAAAACAAGAAGAAGCACTAGCAAACTATGCAGAAAAGCTCACGAAGGAAGAAGCAAAACTCGACTGGAATTTAACCGCTTGCCAGCTTGAACGTAACATTCGCTCATTCAACCCTGCACCTATTGCATATTTAACGCTACCGGTAAACGGTGTGGAAGAGCGTATTAAAGTTTATCAAGCCGAAGTCTTGCCACATCAGGCTAAAGAGGCAGGCACCGTGCTGGCGGTGGAGAAAAAAGGAATTCAAATTGCCACCCATGAAGGGGTGTTAAACATTACTCAACTACAACCACAAGGCAAAAAACCGATGTCTGTTCAAGATTTCTTAAACGGTCGTGCAGATTGGTTTGTGGTCGGAGAAAAACTCTAA